A DNA window from Abditibacteriota bacterium contains the following coding sequences:
- a CDS encoding Ig-like domain-containing protein, with the protein MKIKASIVVLALFAIVVSMAGCGGSGGTKPVPPEPEYTVALNIHTANLIEGLCPQITLIAETDPAGGEVTWTSTDETVAVVSDGVVTAVGEGSCNIKASCGKGSDKCRIKVKAGSSIKVFSGTKTFDYTDKTAVVTASDELDDPDYILLKDETTGKTAAREADPYFIQNVNDGTICFADIEEGGVIAAKGVAFGSELFDGLVHSYDGVWSSSSYTAKLDGSGMVMLDDVAYPAVRVKYVWRIDGASQSEYMYWLPDFGWYAGNEDITLIGVE; encoded by the coding sequence ATGAAAATCAAAGCATCTATTGTAGTATTGGCATTGTTTGCGATCGTAGTTTCTATGGCCGGCTGCGGCGGCAGCGGCGGCACAAAGCCGGTCCCTCCCGAGCCCGAATATACCGTGGCGCTCAATATCCATACGGCCAATCTGATCGAAGGCCTGTGCCCTCAGATCACTCTGATCGCCGAGACTGACCCTGCCGGCGGAGAAGTGACCTGGACCAGCACGGACGAGACTGTAGCCGTCGTCAGCGACGGTGTGGTCACCGCTGTGGGCGAGGGCTCCTGCAACATAAAGGCCAGCTGCGGCAAGGGCTCCGACAAGTGCCGGATCAAGGTCAAGGCAGGCAGCTCCATCAAGGTGTTCTCCGGGACCAAGACCTTTGATTACACCGACAAGACCGCTGTAGTCACCGCCAGCGACGAGCTGGACGATCCGGACTATATCCTGCTGAAGGATGAGACCACAGGCAAGACTGCTGCCCGCGAGGCCGATCCCTATTTCATCCAGAACGTCAATGACGGCACCATCTGCTTTGCCGACATAGAGGAAGGCGGCGTCATAGCTGCCAAGGGCGTGGCTTTCGGCAGCGAGCTGTTTGACGGCCTTGTCCACAGCTACGACGGAGTCTGGAGCAGCAGCAGCTACACTGCCAAGCTGGACGGCTCCGGTATGGTGATGCTGGACGACGTGGCCTATCCTGCAGTGAGGGTCAAGTACGTCTGGAGAATTGACGGCGCTTCTCAGTCCGAGTACATGTACTGGCTGCCCGACTTTGGCTGGTATGCCGGCAACGAGGATATCACCCTGATAGGCGTAGAATAA
- a CDS encoding Ig-like domain-containing protein, with protein sequence MSMLLPVKRTMKKIVISLALVILALAAWAAPDKMDLYSLSYLPAGLDGSREVFLNAWDEMHVLTAMQGIVNRSGPRLYFLYKGANGATDRFWLNKMRAEGAWLEKTQFTEIADFSELYDKYGSVFKGAVVYDPNVPATSCIASTIAGVENLAPVRYDTSEGSVYNRLVAGNDGPRLEVKRWLLNEDGTSMFTGKGKIPGTDRDSTGSAKCDAYIWAKINYLDKGLCSKEYMGYYIDYYFALNNNPSNLDLATLVNQDFQIMNRAFVFDLDVWDDEIPIDDPGQRPGLDMETFMEILRSQYTQAKGEMVQISGFTPWNMKYTNWDTAGGIHGPVDTEWRHAELLSNYNCYMDADAIGYSDMTNASVFSQAPLESTYLQHKNSLEELQELGYIDEKGRVLKATYLCVYVGDYDSAAWLYQCMPTIWEDKTRGQVPLGWAINPNLSQRFAFGMDYFRKTATRNDTFVAGDSGAGYINPGSLAEPRRFSELPSGVEQWKRHCEKWFSQFDISCVGFIIDGFAPRMTEELFDMYAELAPDGIGGQKLPSSQGVYKHTMPYITMGSLNSPSDAQAIAAGINRSNINFLMLRNILWTPTDQKTFYDGFTKAMQGDAVILEPYSFFRIMKQYYENGRQTFSKEEVRGVTLSDSKLTLETNVVRKLKAKVIPSTAANKNVRWTSSDPEVAKVDKNGRVTTLTPGKTTITVKTKEGGFKAKCKITVIDRIIHPESISLSKTSLTLVKGKTSKLKAEVLPADTTDQRVVWKSSNAFVASVDEKGKVTALTSGSAVISAVTRDGGLTAQCKVTVKSPPPPVKVTGVTVGPTQLVIRVGQTQKLKATVKPSDATNKKVYWSSLDPRIAVVDENGVVTGVKRGTTFIKVKTDDGNKSATSRIIVRK encoded by the coding sequence ATGAGCATGCTGTTACCTGTCAAAAGAACGATGAAAAAAATAGTCATTTCCCTGGCGCTTGTCATTCTGGCGCTTGCAGCATGGGCTGCTCCCGACAAGATGGACCTCTACAGTCTGTCCTATCTGCCTGCGGGCCTGGACGGATCCAGAGAGGTGTTTCTGAATGCCTGGGACGAGATGCACGTGCTGACTGCCATGCAGGGTATCGTCAACAGAAGCGGTCCCCGGCTGTATTTCCTGTACAAGGGCGCCAACGGCGCCACCGACCGGTTCTGGCTGAACAAGATGAGGGCCGAGGGCGCGTGGCTGGAAAAGACCCAGTTCACCGAGATCGCTGATTTTTCCGAGCTCTATGACAAATACGGCTCCGTGTTCAAGGGCGCGGTGGTATATGACCCCAATGTCCCCGCTACCAGTTGTATCGCTTCCACCATAGCAGGAGTCGAGAATCTGGCTCCCGTGCGTTATGACACCTCCGAGGGCTCTGTCTACAACCGGCTGGTGGCCGGCAACGACGGGCCACGGCTGGAAGTAAAGCGGTGGCTGCTGAACGAAGACGGTACCTCCATGTTTACCGGTAAGGGCAAGATCCCCGGCACTGATCGGGACTCTACCGGATCGGCAAAATGCGACGCCTATATATGGGCCAAGATCAATTATCTGGACAAGGGCCTGTGCTCCAAAGAGTACATGGGTTATTATATAGACTATTATTTTGCTCTCAACAATAACCCCTCCAATCTGGATCTGGCTACTCTGGTGAATCAGGACTTTCAGATCATGAACAGAGCCTTTGTCTTTGACCTGGACGTGTGGGATGACGAGATCCCCATAGACGATCCCGGCCAGAGACCCGGTCTGGATATGGAGACCTTTATGGAGATACTCCGGTCCCAATACACTCAGGCCAAGGGCGAAATGGTGCAGATATCCGGCTTCACTCCCTGGAATATGAAATATACCAATTGGGACACCGCCGGAGGCATCCACGGTCCCGTGGATACGGAGTGGCGCCATGCGGAGCTGCTCTCCAATTACAACTGCTATATGGACGCCGACGCCATAGGCTATTCGGATATGACCAACGCCTCGGTGTTCAGTCAGGCTCCCCTGGAGAGCACCTATCTCCAGCACAAGAACTCTCTGGAAGAGCTGCAGGAGCTGGGCTATATAGACGAAAAGGGCAGGGTCCTGAAGGCCACCTATCTGTGCGTTTACGTAGGCGACTACGACTCCGCCGCATGGCTCTATCAGTGCATGCCCACCATCTGGGAAGACAAAACCAGGGGGCAGGTGCCTCTGGGCTGGGCTATCAATCCCAATCTCAGCCAGCGTTTTGCCTTTGGCATGGACTACTTCAGAAAGACCGCCACCAGAAACGACACCTTTGTGGCCGGAGACAGCGGCGCCGGATACATCAATCCCGGCTCGCTGGCGGAGCCCCGCAGATTTTCCGAACTCCCCTCCGGCGTGGAGCAATGGAAGCGGCACTGCGAGAAGTGGTTCAGTCAGTTTGATATTTCCTGCGTGGGCTTTATCATAGACGGCTTTGCTCCCAGGATGACCGAGGAGCTGTTTGACATGTATGCCGAGCTGGCTCCCGACGGGATAGGGGGACAAAAGCTGCCTTCGTCCCAGGGCGTTTACAAGCACACCATGCCCTATATCACCATGGGCTCTCTCAACAGCCCTTCCGACGCTCAGGCTATTGCAGCCGGCATTAACAGGAGCAACATCAACTTTTTGATGCTCAGAAATATCCTGTGGACGCCCACGGACCAGAAGACCTTTTACGACGGGTTTACCAAGGCCATGCAGGGCGACGCGGTGATCCTGGAGCCCTATTCGTTCTTCAGGATCATGAAGCAGTATTATGAAAACGGCCGGCAGACCTTCTCGAAAGAGGAGGTCCGGGGAGTGACTCTCAGCGACTCGAAGCTGACTCTGGAGACCAACGTGGTCCGGAAGCTGAAGGCCAAGGTGATACCCTCTACCGCCGCCAACAAGAACGTCAGGTGGACCTCCTCGGATCCCGAGGTGGCCAAGGTGGACAAGAACGGCCGCGTGACTACTCTGACCCCCGGCAAGACCACCATCACGGTGAAGACCAAGGAAGGCGGCTTCAAGGCCAAGTGCAAGATCACGGTCATAGACAGGATCATACATCCCGAGAGCATATCTCTCTCCAAGACCTCCCTGACTCTGGTTAAGGGCAAGACATCCAAACTGAAGGCCGAAGTGTTGCCGGCGGATACCACCGACCAAAGAGTGGTCTGGAAGTCGTCCAACGCCTTCGTGGCCTCTGTGGACGAGAAGGGCAAGGTCACAGCGCTGACCTCCGGCAGCGCGGTCATTTCAGCCGTTACCCGGGACGGAGGTCTCACGGCTCAGTGCAAGGTGACGGTCAAATCGCCTCCGCCTCCCGTCAAGGTCACGGGAGTCACCGTGGGGCCCACCCAGCTGGTCATAAGAGTGGGGCAGACCCAGAAGCTGAAAGCGACTGTGAAGCCCTCGGATGCCACCAACAAAAAAGTGTATTGGTCATCGCTGGATCCCAGGATCGCCGTGGTGGATGAAAACGGAGTGGTGACAGGCGTGAAGAGGGGAACCACCTTCATCAAGGTCAAAACCGATGACGGCAACAAAAGCGCAACATCGAGAATCATAGTTCGAAAATAA
- a CDS encoding Ig-like domain-containing protein has protein sequence MRKFMMQLCLSLLLIAAAAAVYADLTAPISEKYQQYLRVKGTALERVLYGPYTTAGGMTTGGLPIAVEPVSPTAGTSKKAPDHGTYFSLVDRGQVSEVRNQNPFGTCWTFGSLASVESAYIKQGLGSIDYSELNIVRSTPFKVNMDSGGNYHSSGAYYARLLGPVFESEDPYITRLPIPALTKQPERRAVIRSTSYICSAVMEEVPVPEEEEEETASLKRADDDEEEEETMFVLKTEELSNVKDEIYKHGAVQITYSHYDDYIRVRGNEWSYFVDDSSITGNYHIVALVGWDDNYSADNFVTPAPGDGAFLVRNSWGPGWGDGGYFWMSYYNPNTSDFVSLYDIDTTKDRYNGLITNCTGYAFSSFAAKNCYVEFTAPDDLDIRALSTEVFAPASVMFDIQVNGADVASVGKKYEYAGSYVLDVNFSVKKGDKIRVYGDYNYDGSGRGQFFVPIETNVDIDTYPRVISNGTNYVYYNGSYKPLSSYIAGNIGIRLYTKSSSVVSGVSLNYSKLTLEKGIVKKLTATVSPSTAENKAVKWTSSDPSVLTVDKNGRITTLAAGKATVTVKTKDGGFKAKCKVTVIDAIIHPESITLNKTSVTIGKDKTVKLKATVNPDNATDKTVKWKSSNSFVASVDSKGVVTGLTPGKAVITAYAADNGVSAACTVNVKNPPEPVKVTGVKLGPSNLTIKVGQTAALTATVLPKNATDKKVVWTSANTKIATVDEKGKVTGVKAGTTFIKVKTDDGSKTATARVIVRR, from the coding sequence ATGAGAAAGTTCATGATGCAGCTGTGCCTGTCTCTGTTGCTGATAGCGGCGGCGGCGGCCGTGTATGCTGATTTGACTGCACCGATCTCGGAAAAGTATCAGCAATATTTGAGAGTAAAGGGCACTGCCCTTGAAAGAGTCCTTTACGGGCCCTATACTACTGCGGGAGGCATGACCACCGGAGGTCTTCCCATCGCTGTAGAGCCTGTCAGCCCCACAGCCGGAACAAGCAAAAAGGCTCCGGATCACGGTACTTACTTCAGCCTGGTCGACAGGGGACAGGTGAGCGAAGTGCGCAATCAGAATCCCTTCGGGACTTGCTGGACCTTCGGCTCTTTGGCCAGCGTAGAAAGCGCGTATATCAAGCAGGGGCTGGGCAGCATCGATTATTCCGAGCTGAACATTGTCCGCAGCACCCCCTTTAAGGTGAACATGGATTCCGGCGGCAACTATCATTCTTCCGGCGCTTATTACGCCAGGCTCCTGGGCCCGGTGTTTGAGAGTGAAGATCCCTACATCACCAGACTGCCCATTCCCGCTCTTACCAAGCAGCCTGAGCGCAGGGCTGTCATCAGATCCACCAGTTACATCTGCTCTGCTGTTATGGAAGAAGTGCCTGTTCCCGAAGAGGAAGAAGAGGAAACGGCTTCTCTCAAACGCGCCGACGATGACGAAGAAGAAGAAGAGACTATGTTCGTGCTGAAGACCGAAGAGCTGTCCAATGTCAAGGACGAGATCTACAAGCACGGCGCTGTCCAGATAACTTACTCGCACTATGATGACTATATCAGGGTCAGAGGCAACGAGTGGAGTTATTTCGTTGACGATTCTTCCATTACCGGCAACTACCATATAGTGGCCCTGGTCGGATGGGATGACAACTATTCCGCCGACAACTTCGTGACTCCCGCTCCCGGCGACGGCGCTTTTCTGGTGCGCAACAGCTGGGGCCCCGGCTGGGGTGACGGCGGCTATTTCTGGATGTCCTACTACAATCCCAACACATCTGACTTCGTAAGCCTTTACGACATAGATACCACCAAGGATCGGTACAACGGCCTCATCACCAACTGTACCGGCTATGCTTTCAGCTCCTTTGCCGCCAAGAATTGCTACGTGGAGTTTACCGCTCCCGACGATCTGGACATCAGGGCCCTGTCCACAGAAGTGTTCGCCCCTGCTTCTGTCATGTTTGACATCCAGGTCAATGGCGCAGACGTGGCTTCCGTGGGTAAAAAGTATGAATATGCCGGCTCCTACGTGCTGGACGTCAATTTCTCCGTGAAGAAGGGCGACAAGATCAGAGTCTATGGCGATTACAACTATGACGGGAGCGGCAGAGGACAGTTCTTCGTGCCCATCGAAACCAACGTAGACATCGACACTTATCCCAGAGTGATTTCCAACGGCACCAACTACGTCTATTACAACGGCAGCTACAAGCCCCTGTCGTCATACATAGCCGGCAATATCGGTATACGCCTTTATACCAAGTCCAGCAGCGTCGTATCCGGCGTCAGCCTCAACTATTCCAAGCTGACTCTGGAGAAGGGCATAGTCAAGAAGCTGACTGCCACCGTGTCCCCTTCCACCGCCGAGAATAAGGCTGTGAAGTGGACCAGCTCCGATCCCTCGGTGCTCACGGTCGACAAGAACGGCCGCATCACCACTCTGGCTGCCGGCAAAGCCACAGTCACCGTGAAGACCAAGGACGGCGGCTTCAAGGCCAAGTGCAAGGTGACCGTCATCGACGCGATCATCCATCCCGAAAGCATCACCCTGAACAAGACCTCGGTCACTATCGGCAAGGACAAGACTGTCAAGCTGAAGGCTACCGTGAATCCCGACAACGCCACCGACAAGACCGTGAAGTGGAAGTCCTCCAATTCCTTTGTGGCTTCTGTTGACAGCAAGGGCGTTGTGACAGGTCTCACCCCCGGCAAGGCTGTGATCACAGCTTACGCTGCAGACAACGGCGTATCCGCCGCCTGCACCGTGAACGTCAAGAATCCTCCCGAGCCCGTCAAGGTCACCGGCGTCAAGCTCGGTCCCTCCAACCTGACAATCAAGGTGGGACAGACCGCTGCCCTGACTGCCACCGTGCTGCCCAAGAACGCCACGGACAAAAAGGTCGTCTGGACTTCTGCGAACACCAAGATAGCCACTGTGGACGAAAAGGGCAAGGTCACCGGCGTCAAGGCGGGTACCACCTTTATCAAGGTCAAGACCGACGACGGCTCCAAGACCGCTACGGCCAGAGTTATCGTCCGCAGATAA
- a CDS encoding nucleotide exchange factor GrpE: MKTIDIDDKSSLEELLSQIGSDAEAAEEEEPEPDYPADPADAEDGAGYEDGDEDPGGSIDLDAMLTGDGGSSGALAAVKKQLEEQRIISNELEDKLLRTQADFENFKRRTREEAFTKIQRSKAGLLKELLALSDNFTRAEKAALEDQSFENLLEGMNMLQKLLGGILEKEDVREIESVGATFDPGLHDCVLAVNSPDVPKETIIEEVEKGYIMGDTVLRPAKVIVSSGNFEDKEA, from the coding sequence TTGAAGACCATAGATATAGACGACAAATCCAGTCTGGAGGAGCTGCTGAGTCAGATCGGCAGCGATGCCGAGGCCGCGGAGGAAGAGGAGCCGGAGCCCGATTATCCGGCGGATCCCGCGGACGCGGAAGACGGAGCCGGCTACGAAGACGGTGATGAGGATCCCGGCGGCTCCATAGATCTGGACGCCATGCTCACGGGGGACGGAGGCTCCTCCGGGGCTCTCGCTGCGGTAAAAAAGCAGCTGGAGGAGCAGAGGATCATCTCCAACGAGCTGGAGGACAAGCTCCTGAGGACCCAGGCGGACTTTGAGAACTTCAAGCGCCGGACCAGAGAAGAAGCCTTTACCAAGATACAGCGCAGCAAGGCAGGGCTCCTCAAAGAGCTGCTGGCTCTCTCGGACAATTTTACCAGAGCGGAAAAGGCGGCTCTGGAGGACCAGAGCTTTGAGAACCTGCTGGAGGGCATGAACATGCTCCAGAAGCTCCTGGGCGGCATCCTGGAAAAGGAGGACGTCAGGGAGATAGAGAGCGTGGGCGCCACCTTCGATCCCGGTCTCCACGACTGCGTGCTGGCCGTGAACAGCCCCGACGTCCCCAAGGAGACCATCATCGAAGAGGTGGAAAAGGGCTACATCATGGGCGATACGGTGCTCCGTCCCGCCAAGGTGATAGTATCCTCCGGCAATTTTGAAGACAAAGAGGCGTAA
- a CDS encoding CPBP family intramembrane metalloprotease: MKADKKNRYIGWVTLAAGALISYMVWRFNHLDNDFNTYITGNLLWLWFVPTLIILFLFNEDKGAFGMRMPENPKVVWSVCAALAVLTVLGSYLPSRLIPQLQEYYPIFKHFREAENLFFSANPFDMDLGRMVYAEVLYAMYIFAWEFFFRGFLTLGMARSFGLWGIMIQAVPFVLLHLGKPTVEVVLSGVGGLALGLAAYYCKSFLPGFVLHVCLFISVDVWVSVVKSVGLSV; encoded by the coding sequence ATGAAGGCTGATAAGAAAAACCGATATATCGGCTGGGTGACCCTGGCGGCCGGCGCATTGATCAGCTATATGGTGTGGCGCTTCAACCATCTGGACAACGATTTCAACACCTACATCACCGGCAATCTGCTGTGGCTGTGGTTCGTGCCGACACTGATCATATTATTCCTGTTCAACGAGGACAAGGGCGCCTTTGGCATGCGCATGCCCGAAAACCCAAAGGTGGTCTGGTCCGTGTGCGCCGCGCTGGCGGTGCTGACCGTGCTGGGGTCCTATCTCCCCTCCAGGCTCATACCCCAGCTGCAGGAATACTATCCCATCTTCAAGCATTTCAGAGAGGCGGAAAATCTGTTCTTCTCCGCCAATCCCTTTGACATGGATCTGGGACGCATGGTGTATGCGGAGGTGCTCTACGCCATGTATATATTTGCCTGGGAGTTTTTCTTCCGGGGCTTCCTGACGCTGGGCATGGCCAGATCCTTCGGCCTGTGGGGCATCATGATACAGGCCGTGCCCTTTGTGCTGCTGCACCTGGGCAAGCCCACGGTGGAAGTGGTGCTGTCGGGGGTAGGGGGCCTGGCCCTGGGCCTTGCCGCCTATTACTGCAAATCCTTCCTGCCGGGCTTCGTGCTGCACGTCTGCCTGTTCATCAGCGTGGACGTGTGGGTGAGCGTGGTGAAGTCCGTAGGCCTGTCTGTTTGA
- a CDS encoding NAD(P)-dependent glycerol-3-phosphate dehydrogenase — protein sequence MKVTVLGGGSWGSALSMLISRNGHSVRIWTNEASVCDCINREHKNTYYTKDYLFADTVTATLDMREALEGSECIVMAIPSNAFRSVLTELMTVPGGRDLPFLNAGKGLEASTGLRETQIITQVAGEAFAADAVILSGPNLAMEFVAGKPGCTVLAGKNEKNTRFFQKLLSSDLLRAYTTDDVIGVEAGGSLKNILAIACGISAGMGFGDNTKAAIQTRGLGEITRLGVCLGGRKETFYGLSGLGDMITTSSSILSRNFRLGIMLAEGLSLDEAREKLGQVAEGVPSCFAAMLLSEKYGIDMPITREIYSILKEGKDPRAAVIDLMTREQKNE from the coding sequence ATGAAGGTTACTGTATTAGGCGGCGGCAGCTGGGGGAGCGCTCTCTCCATGCTCATATCCCGGAACGGCCACAGCGTAAGGATCTGGACCAACGAGGCTTCCGTGTGCGACTGCATCAACAGGGAGCACAAGAACACCTACTACACCAAGGACTATCTTTTTGCGGATACGGTGACCGCCACTCTGGACATGAGGGAAGCCCTGGAGGGGAGCGAGTGCATCGTCATGGCTATCCCCAGCAACGCTTTTCGCTCGGTGCTTACGGAGCTGATGACAGTCCCCGGAGGCCGGGACCTGCCTTTTCTCAACGCGGGCAAGGGACTGGAGGCCTCCACCGGTCTGAGAGAGACCCAGATCATCACTCAGGTGGCGGGCGAAGCCTTTGCGGCGGATGCGGTGATCCTGTCCGGCCCCAATCTGGCCATGGAATTCGTGGCGGGCAAGCCGGGCTGCACCGTGCTGGCGGGGAAAAACGAAAAGAATACCCGGTTCTTTCAGAAGCTTCTGTCCTCCGACCTGCTGAGAGCCTACACTACCGACGACGTCATAGGGGTAGAGGCCGGGGGCTCTCTCAAGAACATACTGGCTATCGCCTGCGGCATATCCGCGGGCATGGGCTTCGGGGACAACACCAAGGCCGCCATCCAGACCAGAGGTCTGGGTGAGATCACCCGGCTGGGAGTGTGTCTGGGCGGCCGAAAAGAGACCTTTTACGGGCTGTCGGGCCTGGGCGATATGATCACCACCAGCTCCAGCATCCTGTCCCGCAACTTCCGGCTGGGCATCATGCTGGCGGAGGGTCTGAGCCTGGACGAGGCCCGGGAAAAGCTGGGACAGGTGGCGGAGGGAGTGCCCTCCTGTTTTGCCGCCATGCTGCTGTCGGAAAAATACGGCATAGATATGCCCATCACCCGGGAGATATACAGCATACTGAAGGAAGGCAAGGACCCCCGGGCCGCAGTGATCGATCTCATGACGAGGGAGCAAAAGAACGAATGA
- the murG gene encoding undecaprenyldiphospho-muramoylpentapeptide beta-N-acetylglucosaminyltransferase: MNIVITGGGTGGHVYPAVAVAEYIRKRVPQAQLLYIGTEKGPEAAAAQEAGIDFEAVPACPLNQLLSPRCIGALRDLVGGINLAGRLLDRFGADLVFGTGGYVCSPVYVAAKKRRLPIVVHEQNSVPGKANLQVSGYASCVCITFPEAAKGFPSGKTVLTGLPVREEFFRLPSREEAAEALGIGRGMFTVLACGGSQGAESINRAVVDMVKKGLAKDIYVIHQTGAKKLQGVLDDMADYRGGNYKAFGFLDMPQAFACADLVIGRAGASTTCELQAAGIPAVLIPYPYAAGDHQYHNAIAYRNAGGCQVIRDSELSAELLCEQIKKLRSGNVLDRMREGAAAAAVPNAAENITKIILDVLT; encoded by the coding sequence GTGAATATAGTCATCACCGGCGGCGGAACGGGAGGACACGTGTATCCTGCCGTGGCCGTGGCTGAATATATCAGAAAGAGGGTGCCTCAGGCGCAGCTGCTGTATATCGGGACGGAAAAAGGGCCCGAGGCCGCTGCCGCTCAGGAAGCGGGGATCGATTTTGAAGCGGTGCCTGCCTGCCCCCTGAACCAGCTGCTGTCACCGCGCTGCATAGGCGCCCTCAGAGATTTGGTGGGAGGCATCAACCTTGCGGGCAGACTGCTGGACCGTTTTGGGGCGGACCTGGTCTTCGGGACCGGCGGCTACGTGTGCTCTCCCGTCTATGTGGCGGCCAAGAAAAGGCGCCTGCCCATAGTGGTCCACGAGCAGAACTCCGTGCCGGGCAAGGCCAATCTGCAGGTGTCGGGCTACGCTTCCTGCGTGTGCATCACCTTTCCCGAGGCGGCCAAGGGCTTTCCCTCGGGGAAGACGGTCCTGACGGGCCTGCCGGTGCGGGAAGAATTTTTCCGTCTGCCCTCCCGGGAGGAGGCGGCCGAAGCCCTGGGCATAGGCCGGGGGATGTTTACCGTGCTGGCCTGCGGCGGCAGTCAGGGGGCCGAATCCATCAACCGCGCGGTGGTGGACATGGTGAAAAAGGGCCTCGCCAAGGATATATACGTCATACATCAGACCGGCGCCAAGAAGCTGCAGGGCGTGCTGGATGACATGGCGGACTACCGGGGCGGCAACTACAAGGCCTTCGGCTTTCTGGACATGCCTCAGGCCTTTGCCTGCGCGGATCTGGTCATAGGCAGGGCCGGGGCCAGCACCACCTGCGAGCTCCAGGCTGCCGGGATACCTGCCGTGCTGATACCCTATCCCTACGCGGCCGGCGACCACCAGTATCACAACGCCATAGCCTACAGGAACGCCGGCGGCTGTCAGGTGATCCGGGACAGCGAGCTCAGCGCCGAGCTGCTCTGCGAACAGATCAAAAAGCTGAGAAGCGGCAACGTGCTGGACCGCATGAGAGAAGGCGCGGCGGCAGCCGCGGTGCCCAATGCGGCGGAAAACATCACAAAGATCATACTGGACGTGCTGACATGA
- a CDS encoding FtsW/RodA/SpoVE family cell cycle protein, with translation MDSKAQSANKLLDILCILLPLFGLVMIFDTCALDRSAGGGALFLRAYKQLGFGIIAAIFYVLVPFAVYYKDWLMLLKRCTVPLLFVSMAVMLAVTFSGSEANGAVRWLSIGGMSLQPSELIKPAFCLGMAWIVTEQTNAPTVMEWMVYLLLFGICGLVAINNMSTGILYGCVFLAGLYVGGMHMKYFIGLMGSGMLAGFYVLMHGDAFRQMRIAAWLDPVSYAAQEGDQVLKSLASIASAGLFGCGFGNGHAKYIIPEPANDYIFTTIAEELGCVGCIVLILVYCVLMGTAWSIFARSRSRYCRILALTSASFILFQAFLNIAVTLNILPSTGVCLPFVSYGGSSIIACFLLMSLLKIASMNADKKPKELKIYFKKKPAFSLSNAFAPGEPGKRGGRSRYRGGVR, from the coding sequence ATGGATAGCAAGGCCCAATCGGCAAACAAGCTGCTGGATATCCTGTGCATACTCCTGCCCCTGTTCGGGCTGGTCATGATATTCGACACCTGCGCTCTGGACAGGAGCGCGGGCGGCGGCGCTTTGTTTCTGAGAGCCTACAAGCAGCTGGGGTTCGGCATCATTGCGGCCATTTTTTATGTCTTGGTGCCATTTGCCGTGTATTATAAGGATTGGCTGATGCTGCTGAAAAGGTGCACCGTCCCGCTGCTCTTTGTCAGTATGGCGGTCATGCTGGCAGTGACCTTTTCCGGCTCCGAGGCCAACGGCGCCGTCCGATGGCTCAGCATAGGCGGTATGAGCCTTCAGCCCTCCGAGCTCATAAAGCCCGCCTTTTGTCTGGGCATGGCCTGGATAGTCACGGAGCAGACCAACGCTCCCACAGTCATGGAGTGGATGGTCTATCTGCTGCTCTTCGGCATCTGCGGGCTGGTGGCCATCAACAACATGTCCACGGGCATCCTGTACGGCTGCGTGTTCCTGGCGGGACTCTACGTGGGCGGAATGCATATGAAATACTTCATCGGCCTGATGGGCTCCGGCATGCTGGCCGGCTTTTACGTCCTCATGCACGGAGACGCCTTCAGGCAGATGCGTATCGCCGCCTGGCTGGACCCGGTGTCCTACGCCGCGCAGGAGGGGGACCAGGTATTGAAGAGTCTGGCCTCCATAGCCTCCGCCGGTCTGTTCGGATGCGGCTTCGGCAACGGGCACGCCAAATACATCATACCCGAGCCCGCCAACGACTACATATTCACCACCATAGCGGAGGAGCTGGGCTGCGTGGGCTGCATAGTGCTGATACTGGTCTATTGCGTCCTGATGGGGACCGCCTGGTCCATATTTGCCCGGAGCAGGAGCAGATATTGCCGGATACTGGCTCTGACCTCCGCGTCCTTCATACTGTTTCAGGCCTTTCTGAACATAGCCGTGACCCTGAACATACTCCCCTCCACGGGAGTGTGTCTGCCCTTTGTCAGCTACGGAGGCAGCTCCATCATCGCCTGCTTTTTGCTGATGAGCCTGCTAAAGATAGCCTCCATGAACGCCGACAAGAAGCCCAAGGAACTGAAAATATATTTTAAGAAAAAGCCGGCTTTCAGCCTCAGCAACGCCTTTGCTCCCGGAGAGCCCGGGAAGAGAGGGGGAAGAAGCCGTTATCGGGGAGGCGTCAGGTGA